One genomic segment of Oncorhynchus kisutch isolate 150728-3 linkage group LG15, Okis_V2, whole genome shotgun sequence includes these proteins:
- the LOC109905979 gene encoding gamma-aminobutyric acid receptor subunit alpha-6-like, whose amino-acid sequence MVSAKKEMVTAMYPSYISTLFYFFCLIACVKRISGTIKKDDRIYPENFTRILDRLLDGYDNRLRPGFGGPVTEVKTDIYVTSFGPVSDVEMEYTMDVFFRQTWVDRRLRYEGPIEILRLNNMMVANVWTPDTFFRNGKKSVAHNMTAPNRLFRIMKNGTILYTMRLTISAECPMKLVDFPMDGHACPLKFGSYAYPKTEMIYTWTKGPQYSVEVPPESSSLVQYDLIGHTVSSEEVKSITGEYVVMTVHFHLKRKMGYFMIQTYIPCIMTVILSQVSFWINKESVPARTVFGITTVLTMTTLSISARHSLPKVSYATAMDWFIAVCFAFVFSALIEFAAVNYFTNAEMERLKRKPPKCPPAPQTTPVKVKDMEEVLQHNPDTNGNLRKRMNYMSQQDGQKAESNSTAAARGVTRKQPQSGQSSSSKGATGGAIILPHSSPGPASQPNTSSLTLSAMNTPLAPPTTEKAMTILANQSQPTADSSLRDLLGPRLEHIQLMGKNEPKQLPCSQPTTASMGGTSKIDKYARILFPVSFGAFNMVYWVVYLSKDTMEAKFRGQI is encoded by the exons ATGGTTTCTGCCAAGAAGGAGATGGTAACTGCGATGTACCCCAGTTACATTTCGACTCTCTTCTACTTTTTCTGCTTGATTGCTTG TGTAAAGAGAATCTCTGGAACGATAAAAAAGGATGACAGAATATATCCCGAGAATTTCACACGCATTTTAGACAGACTCCTGGACGGGTATGACAACAGACTGCGACCTGGATTTGGGG GTCCGGTGACAGAGGTGAAAACAGACATTTATGTGACAAGTTTCGGGCCTGTCTCTGATGTTGAAATG GAGTACACCATGGACGTGTTCTTCAGACAGACATGGGTCGACAGGAGGCTGAGGTACGAGGGTCCTATTGAGATCCTCCGACTCAACAACATGATGGTCGCCAATGTGTGGACTCCTGACACCTTCTTCAGGAATGGCAAGAAGTCTGTGGCACACAACATGACTGCCCCCAACAGGTTGTTCCGCATCATGAAGAACGGCACGATTCTTTACACCATGAG GTTGACTATCAGTGCAGAGTGTCCCATGAAGCTTGTGGACTTCCCCATGGATGGACATGCATGCCCTCTCAAGTTTGGAAGCT ATGCATACCCTAAAACAGAGATGATTTATACCTGGACCAAAGGACCACAGTATTCAGTGGAGGTTCCCCCAGAATCATCCAGCCTAGTGCAGTATGATCTCATTGGCCACACTGTCAGCAGTGAGGAGGTCAAGTCAATCACAG GTGAATACGTGGTGATGACAGTGCACTTCCACTTGAAGCGGAAAATGGGCTACTTCATGATTCAGACGTATATCCCCTGCATCATGACAGTAATCCTCTCCCAAGTGTCCTTCTGGATAAATAAAGAATCGGTCCCAGCTCGAACAGTCTTCG GCATCACCACGGTCCTGACCATGACCACGTTAAGCATCAGCGCGCGCCACTCCCTCCCCAAAGTCTCCTACGCCACCGCCATGGACTGGTTCATTGCCGTGTGCTTCGCCTTTGTCTTCTCCGCTCTCATAGAGTTCGCTGCCGTCAACTACTTCACCAAtgcagagatggagagactgaAAAGGAAGCCGCCAAAATGCCCGCCGGCGCCCCAAACAACCCCAGTGAAAGTGAAGGATATGGAGGAAGTTCTGCAG CATAACCCTGACACCAATGGTAACCTGCGGAAACGGATGAACTATATGTCCCAGCAAGATGGCCAGAAAGCCGAGTCAAACAGCACAGCAGCGGCAAGAGGGGTAACCAGGAAACAACCCCAGTCTGGCCAATCATCTTCATCCAAAGGGGCAACTGGCGGCGCCATCATCCTACCACACTCCAGCCCTGGCCCCGCCAGCCAGCCCAACACTTCCTCCTTGACCCTGTCTGCCATGAACACGCCCCTGGCTCCACCCACAACTGAAAAAGCAATGACAATACTAGCCAATCAGAGCCAGCCCACTGCTGACTCCTCGCTCCGGGACCTTCTAGGACCCAGACTGGAGCACATTCAGCTGATGGGCAAAAATGAACCCAAGCAGTTGCCATGCTCCCAGCCGACCACCGCCAGTATGGGTGGGACCAGTAAAATCGACAAGTATGCCCGCATCCTGTTCCCGGTGTCCTTTGGCGCATTCAACATGGTGTACTGGGTGGTTTACTTGTCAAAAGATACCATGGAGGCCAAATTTAGAGGCCAAATCTAG